GCCCAGCGCCGGACTCCGAAGAGCAGCGCCTCGAGCACCCCGAACAGCAGCGCCAGGCCGATCAGCGGGTACATGCCGGACGGGTCCTGGCGGGCGATCGGGCCGTCGATCAGCGCGGCGGTGATGATCGGGAGCACCGACTGGACGACCATCGCCAGGCTGGCGATCACCAGCATGAAGATCAGGTAACCGCGGTAGGGACGAAGCCAGGGCCACAGTCGCAGCAGCCCGCGCATCGAAGCGTGCGAGCCGGCCTCCAGGCCGGTCGCTGATGCTTCGTCCGCCCCGTATGCCACGGTGACTCACCCTACGACGGCGCCCCGACAACGAGCCAATTGTTTTAGGCCCTCCAGCCGGCCGCCGGACGCTGGTCCGCAGCCGCTCGGCGGGCTGCTGAGCCGAGTCGCTCAGCCGGGGCCGCTCGGCGGGCTGCTGAGCCCGGCGCCGCTCAGCTGGGGCCGCTCAATCGGCGCCGTTCAGTCGGACTTGTTGCGGACCCCGAGCAGGATGTCGTCCCAGGACGGCATCCGCGGCTTCTCGCCCGCTCGCCGGCCGCGCTTGCTCTGCGAGTCGCCACCCGTCCGGGTGCTGACCAGGTCGTCGCTGCCGCTGGGGGCCTCGGGCGCGGGAATCGCCGTGGCGGTGCCGGCCGGACGGGACTTCGCCGAAGCGGGCTTGGCCGGGGCAGGCCGGGCTGGGCCGGCGCCCGCTGGGCCGGTGTCGGCCGGCTCGAACAGGGCTTCGGCTGAGACGAAGTTCGGCTGATCGAGATCTGCCGGGTCCGCGTCGGAGCCCTTCCGTCCGGCCGGGTCCAGCCCCGTCAGCTTCTGATCGGCGGCCGCGGGCTCGGTGAGCTCCGGTTGCGCCCGAGTGAGCGCCTCTGCGCTGGCGCTCTCGCGTGTCTCGGCGGCCGGGCGCTGGCCGCGGGGGCGGGTCGGGGTGCTCATCGAGGCGGCGCCGGCTTCAAACGGCAGCGGCGGCTCGTGCCAGGGCTGCTGCTCGAAGGCGTCCTGGTCGAACAGCTCGTCCTCGGCCTGGACCGGAACCGGACGGGTGTGCGCCTTCTGCCGGCGCGAGGGCGGCCGGACTGCCGCGCCGGTCTCCTGCTGGCGCGGCGCGTCGGCCCGGGTGGGATTCGGCACGGCGGTCAGCCGGGGTGGGGCGGAGTCCCAGTCCGGCGACCACTCGGCGCCGGACTCGTCGGCGACCGGCTTGGGCGCGGGGGGCGGCGGCAGCAGCGCCTGCACCGGCCGGTCCGAGAGCAGGTCGGCAGCGATGTCGTCCAGCGCCGAGACCGTGCGGTTGAGCAGCGAGAACGAGAACTTCGCCAGCACGTCGCGCTCGTGCGAGCTGAACGCCGAGGTGACCGTCCAGCCACCGTCCTCGCGCCGGTAGGCGTCCCAGCGCACGGACGTGGGGTCGACGCCATGCCGCGCGAGCCGGCTGTCGAGCAACTCGCCGAAGGGCACCAGCAGCCCGTCGCCGCCGCGCCTGGCCCGCGCGCGGCGGGCCTCGTCGGTGACCCGGACCCGCTCCTGCAGGACCGGGAAGGCGAAGCGCATCACTCGCTCCAGCGGGATGCCGGCCTCGTCGGCGACTGCCTGGGCGCTCTCGCCGGCTCGCACCCGCACCTGGATCTCACGGGGAGTCGGCACAGGTCCGCTGCTTTCTGCCGGCGTCGGTTCCGGCGTGTCGGTCTGCTGATCGGGTTGGGCGGTGGCCAGGGCGCGCAGCCGGTCATCCAGTGACAGCGTGAAGCGCTCACCCTCAGGACTGCCGGTTTCGACCGCTTCCACGATCAGGGACGTGCCGTCCTCATCGGGACCGACCAGACGCAGCAATCGCATGCACGCGACGATACGGCGACCGGCCTGAGAACGTGACTGTCCACGCCGTGCCGGCGGCGAAGATGCGCCCAGCTCAGCCCGCACTCAGCCGAGCCTGGGCGCCAGCCAGTCGATGCAGGACGTCAGGGCCGAGATGTCGTCGGGGTCCACGGCCGGGTACATGCCGATTCGCAGCTGGTTGCCCCCCAGGCCGCGGTAGGGCTCGGTGTCGACGATGCCGTTGGCGCGCAGCGCCTTGGACAGCCGGCCGGCCGGCACCTCGGAGGCGAAGTCGATGACGCCCACCACCGAGCTGCGCACCGCCGGGTCGGCGACGAACGGGCTGGCGAAGGCGGAGTCGGCGGCCCAGGAGTACAGCCGGGCGGCGGAGGAGGCGCTGCGGGCGGTGGTGTAGGCCAGCCCGCCGCGCTCCAGCATGTCCTCGATCTGGTGTGCCAGCAGCCACAGGGTGGCGATCGCGGGAGTGTTGTAGGTCTGGTCCTTGGCGCTGTTGTCGATGGCGGTCACCAGGTCCAGCGACGGCGGGATCCAGCGCCCGGACGCTGCCAGCTCAGCAGCCCGTTCCAGCGCCGCGGGGGAGAAGAAGGCGATCCACAACCCGCCGTCGCCGGCGAAGCCCTTCTGCGGGGCGAAGTAGTAGACGTCGCTCTGGCTCAGGTCTACCGGCAGGCCGGCCGCTGCCGAGGTCGCGTCCACCAGGTGCAGGGCCGTCGGGTCCGCGCCGGCGACCCGACGCACGTCGAGCATCACCCCGGTCGAGGTCTCGTTCTGCGGCCAGGCGTAGGTGTCGATCCCCGCCTCGCACTCCGGGTAGGCCGCCGAGCCGGGTTGGGCCGAGCGGATGCTCGGCTCGGCCAGGAACGGCGCGCCGCGGGTGACGTCGGCGAACTTGGCCGAGAACGCGCCGATGGTGACGTGCTGGCTTCGCTGCCGGACGAGGGAGAAGGCGGCCGCGTCCCAGAAGGCGGTCGAGCCGCCGTTGCCCAGCACCACCTGGTAGCCGGGCGGCAGCCGGAACAGGGTGCTCAGGCCGAACCGGATGCGGCCGATCAGCGACTTCACCGGCGGCTGCCGGTGGGAGGTGCCCAGCACCCGACCGGCTCGCTCGCCGAAGCGGCGCAGGGTGTCGGCGGGGACCTTGGACGGCCCGGAGCCGAACCGGCCATCGGAGGGGAGCAGCTCGGCGGGGATCACCGGATAAGGCTGGGGCGGCTGGCTCACCCGGCCAGTATCCCAGCAGCGTGCCTGACGTGCGGGTGCGCGCCGGTCGGTCTAGCTGGTCCGGTCGGTCTGGTCTGGTCCGGTCTGGTCTGGCTGGTCCGGGCTGGTCTGGCTGGTCCGGGCCGGTCCCGCAACACCGAAGGTGCGCCCTGACGCCCGCCGGTGCGACGGTCGTGGCGATGGTCCGTCCGCTCAACTCGTCCATTCAAGAGTCCGCTGAACCGATCGCTCAACCGAAAGCGAGAACGCCCATGACCACGACCACCTCGGTCCCTTCCGCCGCTGGACCTTCCGCCGCCGACATGGCCGCCATCGCCGCGGTCCCCGCGCGCATGGTCGCGGCCTGGGCCGCGCATGACGCCGATGCCTTCGCCGAGCTCTTCACCGAAGACGGCACGTTGATCCTGCCGGGCGTCTACAAGAAGGGCCACGACGAGATCCGGGACTTCATGGCCGCGCAGTTCGACGGCGCCTACAAGGGCAGCACGGTCACCGGCTCGCCCATCGAGATCAAGCCGCTGCGCGCGGGCGCCGTGGCGGTGATCACCCAGGGCGGCGTGATGCCGGCCGGCGAGACCGAGGTGCCTGACGAAGCGGCCATCAGGGCGTCCTGGATCCTGGTCAAGCGGGGTCGCAAGTGGCTGCTCGCGGTCTACCAGAACTGCCCGCGCGACCCGGCCGCCTGAGTGCGGTCAATTCACCGGAGCCGACGAGTCCGGCGACGTGCCGTCGACCTCGTCGTGGCCGCGGACCAAGCCGACGAGCTCGACCGGGGGGCCTCAGCACACCTCGCTTCTTGACCGATGAACCACGGCCGGCGGTAGCCCGTCACCCAGTCCGAGTTAGGTCGCCATCCACGTGAAGCGCGCGGCGTGGGCTAGCGGCGACCAAGCGCAGTTCGCGACTTCAGAAGAGGCCGCCTTGAGCCGCCGAGTGTGACAACTCACCCTCCGCCGCGGTCATGCCGTCGACCGGCTTCGGCCGCGACCCGCCTCGCCGGGCCTTGGAGGCCGGGACCGGGTTCGCCCAGGCGAGCCGCCGGTCTGCGTACGCACTCGACAGCGCTTCGGGGTCAAGCTTGATCCCTTGCGCCGCTGCCAGCCTCAAAGCGTCTTCGAGTACGGCTTCGTCTACGGCCAGGTCAGCTATCGCGGCCAGATCGAGGCGCTGCAGCAGTCTCTTAGTGATTGGTCTCTTGGAATCCCAGAAAGCCAATGCGCCGATGGTTGCCTGGGCAGGCTTTGAACGAAGCAGTGAAGCGACAAGGCTTGCTTCCTCTGCCGAGTCGAAAGACAGGAAATAGCACGTGTCATCAAAGACCACCGGGCGGCCATCTGCCGTGGGGCAGACGAGCCGGAATTCAGCTTGCTTGTGAAGTCCTGAGACTGCGACTTTGAATGGCGAGAAACTATACGGTCCAATCCCAAAGACGCAGAAGCGTGATCGTGACCGGTAGATCGACGACTGGCGCTTGTCAAGCTTATCGCCGAACCGGGTCAAGTACGCCCAGAGCTTAGGCGCCTTGGTCTCAAGCTCCGCCGTATTCTCTGCGAGGCTGCGCATCGGGACGACCATGTATTTCGTGGGCTTGAGCCGGTCCCGGAAGACGTCGGTGCATTTCAACAGCGGATAAAGATAGTCCGACTCGATATGCACAGGCTGCCCCGACTTCTGTCTGGGGCCTGAGTCATCGACCAGCTCCATGACCTCGGTGGCGTCATGCTTGATTCCCTGGCGCCACTCTAAGGGACTCTTTCCGTCCACGGCGCCATACCGCCGGTATGCCTCGACGTCCGAGACGAACTTGCCACCCACCACTCCGAAAGTCGAACTTGGCAGCTGCGCGTCTAGCGCGTCATACACATCGCACACATAATTCGCAGCGCCGACTCGCAGGGTGACCGTGAAAAGGCATGCGTCGACCATGGCGCCGAACCACTTTTTGGCATCAATTCTTCTGATCGTCGCAGACTCCAATGGGAGTCCAGTCTGGCTTGAGAACTCCAGGACATTTCTTGCGACCTGTGTCTTGCAAAGCAGTGCGATCGTGGGTTCTTGGGACTGAAGCTCCCGCAGGAGTTTGATCCAGATGTACTCGGCGATGTCGAAGTTCGACGCGCCGGTCAACGCCTCCAAGCCTACGAGTCGCTTGAGGTTCTCCTTGACAGGGAGGTTGGCCGACTCAAGGACCGCGAGGTTCGCGATCGTGACCCAGGGCGGGTTGCCGACGACGAGCAGGGGACCGTCTTCAGCCCACGGCAGCTCAGACGCCAGATCGATCCCGAATATGTCCCGGTGGATGACGGTTGCCTTCCGGCCCGCCTCCCTGGCGTGCTCTTCCTGGAGTTCGACGCCGATTGCCTCGGCGTCTGACAGCAGCTCGTGGGCCACCTCCAGAAAGGAGCCCGTCCCACAGGTGGGCTCGAGCACGCGTTTCCACGGGCCCCGGTCAACGACTGATTCCACACACATGCGAGCAAGCTTGATCGGTGTCTGGAAATCACCGAACTCATCGTTGGGCACGAAGATCTACCACCCCATCCATGCCGCCGGTGAGCGCGGCGCGAATCGCATGGCCGTATTGCAACCGCCATTGAAGTGCATTTGAGATGGTGAGCTGTCCCAGTGCTGGAGGCTCCAGCAGTATCCGTTCGGCCAACGTGCGCCGCGAGTCGGGGTCGAGTGGCAAATTCCTGTCCTGCAGGTATGCGTCGACGTCGTCCACGCCTCCGTCAGCCTCGAGTATTTGCTTGAGGCCCCGCGTCAGCGTGTAGTCGGCAGTCAATGCTCGATCTATCAAAATTGCATGGAGTATGTCAAGCTGCGCGGCTTGACCCACTGGGTCGTCAGCCTTCTCGTAGACGAAAACGAGCAGCCCATACCCTAGCCCATAGACCTTTTGAGTAGCGTCCCGAAAAGGGCTAGAGCTTTGGGGTTGCTTGATCGACGTGACCTTCAGGTCAATGTCCAGGCTCGGGATGTCAATTCCCTTGGCGGAGTTGCCCTTGTCGAACTCGTAAGTCAACGCTAAGTGCGCGATAAACGCATGCTCGACATACGTTCCAACCGCTTTTCCATCAGTCACACCGTAGAGTGCGGGAATAGCGGTCATGGATAGCTTCGCGGTATACGTCGCCACCTCGATCTTTAGTGCGTCAAGCGATAGCTGAGGTAGGCGAGTAATCATGCCGCCATCGTAGATGAGGCTGCCTCGGACTCGCCGAGTCGCCACCCTGTTCGCCACAGCTCATTAAACTTCTGACTCGGCCCGGTCCGGATCGTCACACCAGGCCTGTTTATGACTGGCGGGTTGTCCAGGTCGGTCTTTTCGCCGTCAACCCAGGCGGTGATGTGATGGCGTCGGCGCCACTTGGGTGGCTTGTCGCATCCGGAGAAGGTGCAGCCGCCGTCTTCGGCGATCAGGACGAGGTCTGGCTTCGGGCCGCGATCTGCCCCTTGGCCTCATGCGGCCAATGCCGCCGATCAGCTGCCGAGCACCCGGCGAAGGTAGTCGTTGCTGAACCGGCGCTCGGGATCGTAGGTGTCGCGCACCGCCAGGAACTCCTCGAACAGCGGGTAGGACGGCGCCAGGTCTTCGGCCGTGCGGTAATGCAGCTTGCCCCAGTGCGGCCGTCCGCCGGCCTCGCGGGCGATGGCCTCGACAGCGGCGAAGTACTGATCATGCGAACGCCGGTGGTACTGGTGAACCGCGACCCAGCACGTCTCGCGGCCGAAGGCCGGTGACAACGGGATGTTGTCCGCGGCCGTCAGCCGGACCTCGACCGGAAAGGCGATCTGCTCGCCCGAGCGCTGCAGCCAGTCATCGATCTCGTCCAGGACATGCGCCACCGACGCCCGTGGCACCGCGTACTCCATCTGGCGGAACACCACCCGGCGTGAGCTTGTGACGACCCGGTAGGCCCGATCGGTGTAGCTGCGCTCAGGAAGTGCCCGGGTGGCCATCCGGTTCACCTTGCCGGTCACGCCCGGCCAGGCTGTGGACAGCCGGTTCATCGCACTGAACACGCTGCCGAGGACCTTGTCGTCGTACCAGCCGCGCACCGGGCTCAACGGTTGCAGCGGGGCGTCCGGGGGCAGCCGGGTCTGCACCTTGGTCAGCACGCGGCGGGTGTGCGGAAACCACAGGAACTCAAAGTGGTCTCGCAGTTCCAGCCTGGCGAGCACCTCGAGCAGGTCCTCGTAGTCGGCCGGGGCCTCGAACGAATGCAGGACGAAGGCAGGCTCGCATTGCAGGGTCACCGCGGTGATGATGCCCAGGGCGCCGAGGCTTACCCGAGCGGCGGCGAACAGCTCCGGATGCTGCTTGACCGAGCAATTCAGCAGCTGCCCGTCGGCGGTGACCAGCTGCAGGCCGCGCACCTGGCTGCCCAAGCCGCCGTAACGCCGACCGGTGCCGTGGGTGCCGGTGGCGATCGCGCCGGCGATGGTGGCGGCGTCGAGATTGCCCAGGCAACTCAGCGACAGGCCGAGCTCCCACAGCGCGTGATTGAGCTCGTGCAGCGTGGTTCCGGCAGCGACTGTCACCAGCCCGGTCCGCTGGTCGGCGGAGAGGATGCCGGTCAGCCGGGACAGGTCGAGCATCACGCCGCGAGTGACCGCGATGTCGTTGGAGCTGTACCCGGCCCCGACGGCCTTCACCGACAGGTTCTCCTGGGCGGCGCGGCTCACCGCCTCCACCACCTCTTCCGGCGAGGACGGGTGCTGGATGCGGGCCGGCGTCACCGAATAGGTGCCTGCCCAGTTCTGCCAGCTGACCGAACCCTGTCTGACCATGATGACGGGGACTATAAGACCCCCCACGTGGTCAGGCACGCCGAATTGGGCTCCCAGGTGTGCGGCTTCACACTAAGTGGCAACCGCCGGGAATGCGCGGTTTAAGAATGGGCGATGTTGTCCCAGCCCTCGACGTCCTTCGGGCTGCGCGGATCGGGGCCGATGTAGCGAGCAGACGGCCGGACCAGCCGTCCGGTCTTCTTCTGCTCCATGATGTGCGCGCACCAGCCGGCGGTCCGGGCGCAGCTGAACAGCGCCGGCATCATGTGCGGCGGCACCTCGGCGAAGTCCAGCGTCACCGCCGCCCAGAACTCGACGTTGGTCTCGATGGGGTGGTCGGGCCGGCGCTCGCGGAGCTCGGTCAGCGCGGCCTGCTCCAGCGCCACCGCGGCCTCGTAGCGAGGGGCGTTGAGCTCGCGACAGGTGCGTCGCAGCACCCTGGCGCGCGGGTCCTCGGCGCGGTACACCCGGTGACCGAAGCCCATCAACCGTTCCTTGCGGTCGAGGATGTCGCGAACCACCTTGGCTGCGTCGCCGGTGCGCTCGACCTCCTGGATCATCGGCAGCACCCGGGCCGGCGCGCCGCCGTGCAGCGGGCCCGACATCGCGCCGATGGCGCCCGAGATGGCGGCGGCGACGTCGGCGCCGGTCGAGGCGATCACGCGGGCGGTGAAGGTCGAGGCGTTCATGCCGTGCTCGGCGGCCGAGACGAAGTAGGCGTCCACGGCGTCGACGTGGCGGGGGTCGGGCTCGCCGCGCCAGCGCGTCATGAACCGCTCGACGATGGTGCGGGACTGGTCGATGCGCGACTGCGGAACCGCTGGCGCGCCGACGCCGCGGGCGGACTGCGCCACGTAGGACAGCGCCATCACCGAGGCCCGGGCGGCCTGCTCGCGGGCCTCGTCGTCGCTGATGTCCAGCAACGGCCGGTAGCCCCAGATGGGCGAGAGCATCGCCAGCGCCGCCTGGACGTCGACCCGGACGTCACCGGTGTGCACCGGGATGGGGAACGGCTCGGCCGGCGGCAGGCCGGGTCCGAACTTGCCGTCCACGAGCAACGCCCAGACATTGCCGAACGTGACGTGGCCCACGAGATCTTCGATGTCGACGCCGCGGTACCGCAGCGCTCCGCCGTCCTTGTCGGGTTCGGCGATCTGGGTTTCGAACGCGATGACACCCTCAAGGCCGGGGCTGAAATCGTCTGACATGCAACTGACTCCGATCGCTTGGTCAGTTCGCCGGCCGCCTGGCGGAGCCGGCGCGGAAGGCTCGCTGAGTTGTGGGCGCGATGGCGAGGCGCCCGACGACTCCATTGTTACCTATTGACCCCGACCCCGGGTCACGCGGCTTCGCCGGGCCGTTGGCAGGTGAGGAAGAATGGCCGGGTGACCGCCTCCGGGACCGACGCCGATCCGTTGGCCGGGCTGGCCAGCACCCGTCGCTCCTACCGCGCCGGTGAGCTGAGCGAGGCCCTGCTGGCGCCGACCTGGCTGGAGCAGTTGCGGACCTGGTTCGCCCAGGCGATCACCGACGACCGGATCGACGAGCCCAACGCCATGCAGGTGGCGACCGTCGACGAGGCCGGCCGGCCGGACCTGCGGACCGTGCTGGCGCGTGGCTTCGACGCCGCCGGCGTGGTCTTCTACACCAACTACCACTCCGCCAAGGGCCGCCAGCTCGCCGCGAACCCGGTGGCCGCCGCGCTGTTCTCGTGGCTGCCGCTGGAGCGTCAGGTGCGCCTGCGCGGGCCGGTGGCCAAGGTCGACCCCGCCGAGACCGCCCGGTACTTCGCCTCCCGGCCGCGCGGAGCGCAGTTGGCGGCCTGGGCTTCGCCACAGTCGGAGCCGCTGCCGAGCCGGGCCGAGCTGGAGCGGCGGCTGGCCGAAGTCACCGAGCGCTTCGGCGACGGCGAGATCGCCCCGCCGCCACACTGGGGCGGCTACCGCATCACCGTGACCGAGGCCGAGTTCTGGCAGGGCAGGGAGTTCCGGTTGCACGACCGGCTGCGTTACCGGCTGGTGGAGGGCGAGGCGCCCGCAGGCCCGGCACGTCCCGGCGGACAGTGGCTGATCGAGCGGCTCGGCCCGTGACCCGGTCACGACGCGCGACCGGGTACGGCCTGTGACCCGGTACGACGCGTGACCCGGTACGACGCGTGAGCCAGGACGACCGAGCTACCCAGGACGACAGCGCTACCCAGGACGACAGCGCTACTCAGGACGGCGGCGCGCCGCGCCCGGCCGAAGCGGTGGTCGAGGCCGAGCCCGAGGCCGGGGTCGGCTGGCTGCGGCACCACGCCATCGACACCGCGCCGCTGAGGATCGCGGCGTTCCGGCGTCAGGTGATGGGTCAGGGCACCTCGTTCATCGGGGCGATGCTGACCGCGGTGGCCGTTCCGGTGCAGGTCTACCAGCTGTCGCACTCGTCCCTGCAGGTCGGCCTGGTGGGGTTGGTCGGGCTGGTTCCGCTGGTGGTCTTCGGCCTGTACGGCGGGGCGATCGCCGACGTCATCGACCGGCGCACGCTGCTGCTGATCAGCTCGCTGGGCACGTGGGCCTGCACCGTCGGGCTGCTGCTGCAGACCCTGGCCGGCCTGCGGAGCGTGCCGTTGATCCTGGCCCTGGTCGCCGTCCAGTCCGGCTTCTTCGCCGTCGCCTCGTCGGCGCGCGGCGCGATCATCCCCAGGATCGTGCCGGTCGAGCTGGTGCCCGCGGCCAACACCCTGACGTTCACGGTGGGCAACGTCGGCCAGGTGATCGGCCCGCTGATCGCCGGGGTGCTGATCACCCGGCAACACGGCTTCGCCTACGCCTACGCCGTCGACGCCGGGCTGTTCACCCTGGCCATGTACGCAGCGCTTCGCCTGCCGCGTATCCCGCCGGACGGCCAGTCCCCACGAGCCGGGCTGCGCTCGGTGCTGGACGGGTTGTTGTTCATCGGCAGCCGTCCGGTGCTGTTGATGTCCTTCGTGGTCGACATCGTGGCGATGGTGTTCGCGATGCCCCGGGCCTTGTACCCGCAGGTGGCCGATGACCGCTGGCACGGCCAGGTCGGCCCGCTGTACGCCGCGATCGCGATCGGCTCGGTGCTGGCGGGGCTGTCCGGAGGCTGGATCGGCCGGGTCCGCCGCCAGGGGGTGAGCCTGACCGGGGCGATCGTGGTGTGGGGACTGGCCGTGGCGGTGGCCGGCCTTGCCCACCAGCTCTGGCTCGCGGTGCTGCTGCTGGCGGTGGCCGGCGCGGCCGACCTGATCAGCGCGGTGTACCGCCAGACCATGCTGCAGACCTACGCCCCCGACGCGATGCGCGGGCGGATGCAGGGCGTCTTCGTGGTGGTGGTGGCCGGCGGGCCGCGGCTGGGGGACCTGCGGGCCGGCGCGACCGCGTCGCTGACCTCGGTGACGGTGTCCTGGGTCGGCGGGGGTTTGCTGTGCGCCGGCGGGGTGCTGATCGCGGCTCGGGCCGTCCGGTCGTTCTGGCAGTACGACGCCCGCCAGCCACCGGTCGAGCCGGACTCGTTAGCGTCGAAGGCATGAGCTTTGACGGCAGGCGTTATGAGATCGCGGCGGGCGGTTACCGCGCGGTGCTGGCCGAGGTCGGGGCATGCCTGGCGGGGCTGTGGCACGACGGCTCACCGGTCACCGTCCAGAGCCCGCCGGACGCGCTGCCGCCCAAGTCGACCGGCGCGGTGCTGCTGCCGTGGCCGAACCGGATCGCCGGCGGCCGCTACCGCTTCGACGGCGTGGACTACCAGCTGCCGCTCACCGAGCCGGCGCGGCTCAATGCCAGCCATGGCCTGGTGAAGTGGGTCCGGTGGAGCGCGATCAGCCACGACGGCTCGTCGGTGACGTTGGCCCACGACCTGGCGCCTCAGACCGGTTACCCGTTCGAGCTGCGCCTGGAGATCAGCTACCGCCTCGACGCCGACACCGGACTGCTGGTGAGCACCGCGGTCACCAACACCGGCCGCTCGGCCGCGCCGTTCGGAGCCGGCTTCCACCCCTACCTCGACCTGGCCGACCACGAGCTCGACACCGCCGAGCTGTTGGTGCCGGCCGGGGCGGTGCTCGAAGCCGATGAGCGCCAGATCCCGATCGGGCGCCGCCCGGTCGAGGGCACCCCGTTCGACCTCCGGACGATCCGGCCGATCGGCGACCTGCGCCTGGACCACGGCTTCGCCGAGCTCACCGGCTCGGCGGCGTTGCTGCGCACCGAGCGGCGCGCTGTCCAGATCCGCTGGGACGCCGCCTACCAGTACCTGCAGGTGTTCACGCCGCCGTTCATCACGCCCGGGCGCAACGCGGTGGCGATCGAGCCGATGAGCTGCCCGGCCAACGCCTTCAACTCCGGCCAGGGCCTGATCAGGCTGGAGCCGGGCCAGCAGTGGGCCGGCAGCTGGGGCGTCGGCCTGGTCTGATCCGGCTCAGCGGGACTGCAGCGCGTCCAGCGCGACTGCCATCGCCGCCGCCACGCGGCCGTCGACCCGACCACCCGGGACGGTGACCTCGTACCGGTCCCGCAGCGAGCGCTTGCGCACCGAGGAGAGGACGACGCTGCCCTGCGCGTCGGTGAAGTCGAAGTGGAAGAGGAACGGCGACGGCAGGTCGCCGACGAAGGGCAGGGACTCCCACAGGCGCCGGGCGATGGCGACGCCCTGGTTGCGCTCGGTCCCGCTGGCCACGCCTGCCGCCGAGGTGAGCTCCCACGAAGACCGCAGCAGGGACTTGGCGAACTCCTTACGGAAGCTGCCGATCGGCTGACCTCCGGCGTCCAGCACGTCGTACGTGGCGGCCAGGTCGATCCGCTTGCGCGCCTTGAAGCTGAACACCGGCACCGAGCGCTGCTCGTCGGCGTAGAACGTGACCTGCTCCTTGAACGCCATCCGCTTCTGCTGCGCGACGGCCAGCACCTCGCCCTCGGAGCCGTCCGGCAGGGCGGCACGGATCTCGTAGCGGTTCACCATCATGGTGATCTTCTGCTTGACGAAGAAGTGGTCGACGTTCGCGAGATTGTTCATGGTTGCTCCGACGTCTGGGTCAGGGGTTGGGTTCCCCGGAGTCTTCCACGGAGTCGAGGGTCAGGGGCTCAACGGTGGACAGCGGCAGCGGCTCCACCTCGGACCGTCGCTCTCGGTGACAGTTCGTCCCGCTCCGTCGGCGTTGGCCCCGATTCGTTGACATGGGCAGTTTCTGCCAGCAGGATCACGTGTTAATTGATTGTTAGATGGACTGAAGGGCTTCGTCATGGCGAGATCGTCGATCGG
This genomic interval from Jatrophihabitans sp. contains the following:
- a CDS encoding aldose 1-epimerase family protein, with product MSFDGRRYEIAAGGYRAVLAEVGACLAGLWHDGSPVTVQSPPDALPPKSTGAVLLPWPNRIAGGRYRFDGVDYQLPLTEPARLNASHGLVKWVRWSAISHDGSSVTLAHDLAPQTGYPFELRLEISYRLDADTGLLVSTAVTNTGRSAAPFGAGFHPYLDLADHELDTAELLVPAGAVLEADERQIPIGRRPVEGTPFDLRTIRPIGDLRLDHGFAELTGSAALLRTERRAVQIRWDAAYQYLQVFTPPFITPGRNAVAIEPMSCPANAFNSGQGLIRLEPGQQWAGSWGVGLV